The DNA window CTCGCTGTCCCGGTAAAATGGCATCCTTGTGAATTTCCAGAGTATCGGTGCCGTATTCAAGGGCGTAGGTTTCGCTGTAGGTTTCCGCCGGCAATTTCCCGGGTTTACGCACGGGAACAAATCCGATTTTCCATTTGTAGGCAAGGGCTCCCCCAAGGATAAATCCACGCGATTCCACGCCAACAACCACGTCCACATTTTTGGAGCCAAAAATGTCGGCCAACCGATTAATTGACTCGTGAAACGCCTCCGGCTCTTTCAGAAGCGTTGTAATATCCTTAAAGCCGATTCCCGGTTTGGGAAAATCAGGCACCGTGCGAATTTTCGATTTCAGGTCCATCTGTCCGCTCTCCATATTAGTACGTAATGTCAAAACTCCGAAATTTTCCCTCAAATGGCAGCCATTCTACATTCACATCCCGAACATCGGCAAAGGGATGCCCCGTCTTTATCTCCTGTAAAAACGACTCGATGAGGCCGCGATCGCCCTCCACACCAATTTCCACGCGCCCGTCCGGGAGGTTGCGAACAAACCCCTTCAGTCCGAATGCATTTGCGGTGCGAAGGACAAAATAGCGAAAGCCTACACCCTGTACCATTCCTCTAACCAAAATTTTTGCGCCCACGCTATTCATCGACAACCCTCCGGAAATGAGTTATTCGCCCATTCGCGGCCACTAAAATATGATTTTACTTTCATCCAAATTGCTTCTGCCATGATTGTTAGATAAGAAATGTGCAACCCTTTATGTCAATCCGGTAGTCAAATCAAACCAAACGACTATTCGGTGTCACACTCAAATTGCCCTCGATTTCATCTCAAGCCAAGAAAGACCGCACCAGTCGAATGGCTTCGTCGGCCGTTTCCGCTTTGTGAATCGCCTCATCCACATTCCAGGTGCGAAGCCCAACAATCGGCTTGCGCAGTTGAAGCGCAAACGCCAGTTCCGACAATGTGCCGTAACTGCCGTCAATGGCAATAATGACCCCGGCCGTACGAACAATGATGCTATTGCGGGCAATGCCCAGACCCGTTACAATGGGAAAATCCACGTAGGGATTGGCTTCTGCCGGGGAATCACCCGGCAAAACTCCAATTACCCATCCGCCGGCTTCTTTTGCTCCCCGGCTGGCCGCCTCCATAACTCCGGTCCGTCCGCCGGTTACCAGAGCAAAACCCGCTTCGGCAATTTTTTGTCCCACTTCTCGGGCCAATTCATAAATTTCCGCGGTGACGGACGATCCGCCAATCACACCAATAATTTTTTGCATGATTTTTTGGCTCGTATCATTTAAAATTCTCAGCCACGAGGACACAAAAACACAAAGAAATCAGGAACTTAAGTTATGAGAATTCCTGAAATCATTCAAAGAGGCCCAATCCGCGCGTACCCTTCGTGTTACTCTGACCTGGCAGCCAAGAATTATTCAGGCTAAGGGTAAATCCGGTGCATCAGCCGCGGGAACGGAATGGTTTCCCGAACATGATCCAACCCGCAGATCCAGGCAACGGTTCGTTCAATGCCCAGTCCAAAACCGCCGTGCGGAACCGAACCGTATTTGCGCAAATCCAGATACCAGTCGAAGGCCTCTTTGGGCAGATTGTGTTTTTCGATTTTTTCTTCCAGTACCTTCAAATCATCCTCGCGCTGGCCCCCGCCGACAATTTCACCGTAACCTTCCGGGGCCAAAACATCCACACAAAGGGCCCGGGAAGCATCTTTCGGATCATTTTTCATATAAAAGGCCTTCACTTCCGACGGATACCGGTGAACCATTACGGGCCGGTCAAAATGGTCTGAAATGATGGTTTCGTCCGCCCCGCCAAAATCATCTCCATAAACAAAATCGGTGCCGGCCTCTTTCAGGATTTTCGCGGCTTCATCATAGTCAATCCTCGGAAAGGGACGCCGAACAGTCTCCAATTTGGAGACATCCCGCTCAATAATTTTGAGCTGTTCCGCGCGATTTTCCAGCACGCGTCCCACAATAAATTCGATTAATTCTTCCGACAAATCCATGAT is part of the Calditrichota bacterium genome and encodes:
- a CDS encoding TIGR00725 family protein, with the translated sequence MQKIIGVIGGSSVTAEIYELAREVGQKIAEAGFALVTGGRTGVMEAASRGAKEAGGWVIGVLPGDSPAEANPYVDFPIVTGLGIARNSIIVRTAGVIIAIDGSYGTLSELAFALQLRKPIVGLRTWNVDEAIHKAETADEAIRLVRSFLA
- a CDS encoding adenine phosphoribosyltransferase — its product is MDLKSKIRTVPDFPKPGIGFKDITTLLKEPEAFHESINRLADIFGSKNVDVVVGVESRGFILGGALAYKWKIGFVPVRKPGKLPAETYSETYALEYGTDTLEIHKDAILPGQRVLVIDDLLATGGTLEATTRLVERCGGNVVGIACLIELTFLDGRKKLKGYDFHSLIQFDSE
- a CDS encoding acylphosphatase, with product MNSVGAKILVRGMVQGVGFRYFVLRTANAFGLKGFVRNLPDGRVEIGVEGDRGLIESFLQEIKTGHPFADVRDVNVEWLPFEGKFRSFDITY